The DNA region GAACGACACAGGCTCCGACACCTGGTAGCTGCACTGGATCTGCGACACGCGGCCGTTGGCGTCGGTGAGGGTGCCGCGCACAAGTCGGTAGCCCAGAGGCGCTTTGTCGTCGATCTTCGTGTCGTAATCGACGAACGCGCGCCCCTTGTTGTCGAAGTCGGGAAACGGCTGCTGCATGCCGAGCGCGTACTCCCGGCCAAGGCCCTCCGTGCGCACTTCGATGCGCCGCAGGTTGAGGTCGTTCGACCCCGTGAACGTCAGGCGGATGCGGTTGGCGTCCCCCGGCACGACCGAGCGCGCCTGCAGCTCGGGTTTCCACTTCAGCCCCTCCGGCAGCCCGGAGTCGCGCTCCCACCCGAAGGCCACCTTGAACAGAGCCCTTGCCGTCAAGGGATCGACGGACGGGGAGGTCGCTGGCACCCCGTTGAGCCGCAGGGCGAAGGCCGGAACCGAACCCTCCGGAAACAGGTCGTGGCCGGCGTCGCCCAGGGTCAGCTCGACGGTCCAGTCTCCCCCGCTGGAGGCCGCTCCCACCAGCGCGGCGCCCTCCATGGCGGGGTCCTCCACCCATCGAGGCCCGGCGGCGTCCGTCGCGTCGAGAACCCGAACGTGGACCTTGGGCGAGCCTCCGTTCCAAGAAACGCGCGCCTCGATGTTGTCTTTGCCCACCAGCCAGCCGTCGCCCGAGACGTCGAAGCTCGCCACGAAATCCTGGCCCACCGGGAGTTTCGCTGCGGCGTGCAGCTCGCGAGGCTCCCACTGGAAGTAGGTCTGCACCCCGTCCACGACCGCGAACCGATCCCACTCCTCTTCCGAAGTGCGCCCGTCCAGCCGCGGCGTCAGGGGCATCCGCACCGTTTCCTGAACTCGGAGCGGCGAGGTGAACGCGGACGAACCCTGGAGGGCGACGAGGAGGGCAAGGCTGGTGAGCATCTCACCAAAGAAGACGGACCACGCCCTCCGTCCGGATGTGGAAAACCCCCAAACGCTACCGCCGCCAGCGATGGACCAACCATCCGCCCAGCAGCACGATCGGCAGCCAGATCGGCGCGTAAACGAATACGAAGATCGCCGCGCGTCCCAAGGCGGTGAGGGCCGCGCCCAGTCCGTTGACCGCAGAGGACCACGTGTCGCCCGCCCAGCTCTTCGAGGGGGCGGGCTGGCCGACCGATTCCCGCTGTTCGAACGTGGCGACGATCGTCGACAACGCGGCCTGGTCGCGCATGACCTTGCGCTGGGCCTCGAGGCTCTCGATCTGCTGACGCACGTCCGAAAGGCGCTCCTTCACGGCCAGCACGTCCCCGATCTTCCTCGTCTCGCCTAGGATGGTCACGTACTGCTCCTCCTCGCCGCGCAGCACCCGGAGCCTCGCCTCGGTGTCGGCGACCACGCCGGTGACGTCGTCCCCGCTCGTGTGGCTCGAAAGCTCCTCGGCCCCCTCCTCGATGTGCCGGAGCCGGTCGAGCGCGGTTTCAAACTGCCGCGCGGGGACGCGCAGCGTCACCATCGCCACGGGCAACCCCCCGCGTCGCGTCGATTGACCGCTCGACTCCACGTAGCCTCCGAGCGCGGCGGCCATGTCGACGGCCCGCGCCTTGGCCTCGAGCGCATCGTCGACCCGGAGCGTCATGTCGCCGTTCTTGACCACGAGACGCTCGGCCTCGGGAGGGACCGGGGGTTGGGCCGCCTTGGCCCAATCGGCGTCCGCCGGGAGACGGCTCCCTTCGGCTGCCGCCGCTTTCTCGGCGTTCATCCCGTTGGACGGTGCGCCCGCCGCTGGAGCCGCCGGTTGTGCGCCATTCTCGTACGATAGGCCCGAACTGTCCCGCAGCGCGCCCGCCGGCGCCTCTGCGGGAGCCACCATCGCCACCGTCGCCGCCGTGTCGCCTTCTTCGCGCATTTGCGCATAGAAGGGCGTGACGACCGCGACGACCACGATTGCCGCCCCGAGCGTTGCCGCCACGGGAAGCGCGCGGCGCCACCAGGGGGTCCTCCTCCTCACGGCCGAGAGGGTCTTCTCGTACCCCTGCACGGCCGGATTCAGCGCGACTTCGCGGATGCCCTCGCCGATGGCGCGCAACGCCTCCAACTCTTCTCGAAGGGTGGGGTCCGACTCCAGGGCAGCGGCCACGATGGCGGCCCGCACCTCGGAGAGTTCGCCGTCCAGGTAAGCCTTCAGATCTTCGCGCACGTCGTTCACGCCGTCCCCTCCTGGAGCGTTCGCCGCAGGTTCGCAAAGGCGTGGTGCAAACGCGATTTGATGGTTCCTGCGGGTACGCCGGCGACCATGCCTGCCTCCTCGTAGCTGAGTCCCTCCACCTCGTGGAGCAACACCGCCTCCCTATGTTCCGGGCTGAGCTTCGCCAAGGCCGTTCGCAGCGCTTGGCGGTCGATCAACTGGCCCTCTCGGTTCGGTTCGTGGTTCATCGCTTCCCCGCCCAACCACGCCTCGTCGAGACAGACCTCGCGCCGGTGCTTTCGCGACAGGTTCCGGCAATGGTTGTGGGCGATTCCAAAGAGCCAGGTGGAGAGGCACGATCGGCCGTCGAACTTGCGCATCGAGCGCTGGGCGGTCACGAAGGTTTCCTGCGCCGCGTCCTGGGCCAGTTCGGGGCCCACGCGCCTTGCGCAGAAGCGGTACACCGCGGCGTAGTGCTCGCGCACGATCGCCTCCATCGCTTCGCCGTCTTGTCTCAGCCGATTCGCCTCCTTGGTGGCTCTTCGCAGGTATGTGTCGTCAGGGGTGGCGGGCGTTCACTCCTGGTTTGTGGTTTGTGGTTTGTGGTTTGTGGTTTGTCGGGGAGCATACTCATCGCCATGAAGTCGATCACCGAATACCTCTGGTTCCAGACCGACCAGCGCGAGGAGTTTGTGTGCATCACCGACGAGGTGGCCCGCATCGTCGCGGCGTCGGGCATCGAGGAGGGGTTTTGCCTGGTCAGCGCGATGCACATCACAGCCGCTGTCTACGTGAATGACCTCGAGTACGGGCTCATCGAGGACATCAAGGAGTGGTTGCGCGGTCTGGCGCCCACCAAGAACAGCCGCCACCACCAAACCGGCGAGGACAACGGCGAGGCGCACCTGAAGAACCTGGTGATGCACCACCAGGTGATCCTCCCAATCACCGCGGGTGCGCTCGATCTCGGACCCTGGCAGCAGGTGTTCTATGCGGAGTTCGACGGCCGACGGCGCAAGCGCGTGGTGGTCAA from Fimbriimonadaceae bacterium includes:
- a CDS encoding RNA polymerase sigma factor; its protein translation is MEAIVREHYAAVYRFCARRVGPELAQDAAQETFVTAQRSMRKFDGRSCLSTWLFGIAHNHCRNLSRKHRREVCLDEAWLGGEAMNHEPNREGQLIDRQALRTALAKLSPEHREAVLLHEVEGLSYEEAGMVAGVPAGTIKSRLHHAFANLRRTLQEGTA
- a CDS encoding secondary thiamine-phosphate synthase enzyme YjbQ, which translates into the protein MKSITEYLWFQTDQREEFVCITDEVARIVAASGIEEGFCLVSAMHITAAVYVNDLEYGLIEDIKEWLRGLAPTKNSRHHQTGEDNGEAHLKNLVMHHQVILPITAGALDLGPWQQVFYAEFDGRRRKRVVVKAIGE
- a CDS encoding DUF4349 domain-containing protein, whose translation is MNDVREDLKAYLDGELSEVRAAIVAAALESDPTLREELEALRAIGEGIREVALNPAVQGYEKTLSAVRRRTPWWRRALPVAATLGAAIVVVAVVTPFYAQMREEGDTAATVAMVAPAEAPAGALRDSSGLSYENGAQPAAPAAGAPSNGMNAEKAAAAEGSRLPADADWAKAAQPPVPPEAERLVVKNGDMTLRVDDALEAKARAVDMAAALGGYVESSGQSTRRGGLPVAMVTLRVPARQFETALDRLRHIEEGAEELSSHTSGDDVTGVVADTEARLRVLRGEEEQYVTILGETRKIGDVLAVKERLSDVRQQIESLEAQRKVMRDQAALSTIVATFEQRESVGQPAPSKSWAGDTWSSAVNGLGAALTALGRAAIFVFVYAPIWLPIVLLGGWLVHRWRR